The Papaver somniferum cultivar HN1 unplaced genomic scaffold, ASM357369v1 unplaced-scaffold_9504, whole genome shotgun sequence genome has a window encoding:
- the LOC113346159 gene encoding F-box/kelch-repeat protein At3g06240-like, producing MSISSLPEEIQEKVILKMPVKSISTCKCVCKLWCNLISSPEFIKYHLKLPLCLNINQLISFLVVNKSSLCYVEYDFENDEQISQKPTKELFNLGRLGYFEDVGEQDIVIVGSCNGLVCLTTKIHKFLCGHVYICNPITRECLELPSLVPTNKDYKDHGYAYMLYGFGYLSSSNEYKVVRISYSGNKIYSGKVDVYTIGDGRGWRYRGEITTELLGWSSTQGILVDGALFWIDECSTGPLISVFDLTDEKLYMLSVPPASPSDWGNYKLGVLTGQLCFFRATTYDSSVIWLLGKNIHDSDVKEQGGKDRHSPWIWSKESGKDEHSPWIWSKGPTVTLEGILRYRPLTTAKNGDILFLYRENWNQAETKNVIIRFDPKTSDSNELGDLGLPLPGFSKATIHVNSYISLKLLGEENVFARL from the coding sequence atgtCGATATCAAGCCTTCCCGAAGAGATTCAAGAAAAGGTAATCCTCAAAATGCCAGTGAAATCCATCTCTACTTGTAAGTGTGTGTGCAAACTGTGGTGTAATCTAATTTCTAGCCCCGAATTTATTAAATATCACCTTAAGCTTCCATTGTGCTTGAATATAAACCAGCTTATTAGTTTTCTTGTTGTAAATAAATCATCTCTGTGCTATGTCGAGTATGATTTTGAGAATGATGAACAAATTAGCCAGAAACCTACAAAAGAGTTATTCAACCTTGGCCGCCTTGGTTATTTCGAGGACGTAGGAGAACAGGATATCGTGATTGTTGGTTCATGTAACGGTTTGGTTTGTTTAACAACAAAAATTCACAAGTTTCTATGTGGTCATGTCTACATCTGTAATCCGATCACCCGAGAATGTTTAGAACTTCCTAGCCTCGTCCCGACTAACAAGGACTATAAAGATCATGgatatgcctatatgttatacGGATTTGGTTACCTTTCATCAAGTAACGAGTATAAGGTTGTTCGAATCAGCTATTCAGGAAATAAAATATATTCAGGAAAAGTAGACGTATACACAATTGGGGACGGCAGGGGGTGGAGATATAGAGGAGAAATCACAACAGAGCTATTAGGTTGGTCATCTACCCAAGGTATCCTTGTCGACGGAGCACTTTTCTGGATTGATGAGTGTAGTACAGGTCCCTTAATATCAGTCTTTGATTTAACGGATGAGAAATTATACATGCTTTCTGTACCACCTGCTTCGCCTTCCGACTGGGGAAATTATAAATTGGGGGTTTTGACAGGACAATTATGTTTTTTCCGGGCAACCACATATGATAGTTCGGTAATATGGTTATTGGGAAAGAATATACATGATTCTGACGTGAAAGAACAAGGTGGTAAAGACAGGCACTCCCCATGGATATGGAGCAAAGAGTCCGGTAAAGACGAGCACTCCCCGTGGATTTGGAGCAAAGGGCCAACAGTGACACTGGAAGGGATACTAAGGTACCGACCCTTAACCACAGCTAAAAATGGGGATATATTATTCTTATATAGAGAAAATTGGAACCAAGCAGAAACGAAAAATGTCATCATTCGCTTTGACCCGAAAACCTCAGATTCAAATGAACTAGGAGATCTGGGCTTGCCTTTGCCTGGTTTTAGTAAAGCCACAATACACGTTAACAGCTACATTTCCTTGAAATTACTTGGAGAAGAAAATGTCTTTGCCCGGTTATGA